In one window of Flavobacterium ginsengisoli DNA:
- a CDS encoding PfkB family carbohydrate kinase, which yields MNKLLIVGTVAFDAIETPFGKTDKILGGAATYIGLSASFFNLQSAIVSVVGDDFPQEHLDLLTSKNIDISGIEIVKGGKTFFWSGLYHNDLNSRDTLVTELNVLADFQPKVPQNYKDADVVMLGNLHPLVQSSVLDQMEKKPKLVVLDTMNFWMDCALPELLDVIKRVDVITINDEEARQLSGEYSLVKAAAKIQDMGPKYVVIKKGEHGALLFHNREVFFAPALPLEDVFDPTGAGDTFAGGFSGFIAQSENISFNNMKNAIIYGSNLASFCVEKFGTERMESLSKAEVAIRLQQFKSLTQFDIEI from the coding sequence ATGAATAAACTATTGATTGTTGGAACAGTTGCTTTCGACGCGATTGAAACTCCTTTCGGAAAAACAGATAAAATATTAGGTGGTGCTGCAACGTATATTGGTTTATCAGCTTCATTTTTTAACTTGCAATCGGCCATTGTTTCTGTAGTTGGCGACGATTTCCCTCAAGAACATTTAGATCTTTTAACTTCAAAAAATATTGATATCTCTGGTATTGAAATTGTAAAAGGAGGAAAGACTTTTTTCTGGAGCGGTTTATACCACAACGATTTAAATTCTAGAGACACTCTTGTAACAGAGCTGAATGTTTTAGCTGATTTCCAGCCAAAAGTTCCTCAAAACTACAAAGATGCTGATGTTGTGATGTTAGGAAACTTACATCCACTAGTACAAAGCAGTGTTTTAGATCAGATGGAGAAAAAACCAAAATTAGTAGTTTTAGATACTATGAACTTTTGGATGGACTGCGCTCTTCCAGAATTATTAGACGTTATTAAACGTGTAGATGTTATTACAATCAATGACGAAGAAGCTAGACAACTTTCTGGCGAATATTCATTAGTAAAAGCAGCTGCGAAAATCCAAGATATGGGGCCAAAATATGTGGTCATCAAAAAAGGAGAACACGGAGCACTTTTATTCCACAACAGAGAAGTTTTCTTTGCACCAGCTTTACCATTAGAAGATGTTTTTGATCCAACTGGAGCTGGAGACACTTTCGCAGGTGGTTTCTCTGGATTTATTGCACAGAGCGAAAACATTTCATTCAACAACATGAAGAATGCAATTATTTACGGTTCAAATTTAGCTTCGTTCTGCGTAGAAAAATTTGGAACTGAAAGGATGGAATCATTAAGCAAAGCCGAAGTAGCGATTCGATTACAGCAATTTAAGTCGTTAACTCAGTTTGACATAGAAATATAA
- a CDS encoding alpha/beta hydrolase family protein, whose protein sequence is MRNKTTTFKQVLKAKRIPIYILLMLLFFITTHTSATPSNFTTKDVKFVSEGISLAGTIFTPNNMQAAVVIVHGSGQEKRMIDFATTLANNGIAVLTYDKRGVGESGGVYAGPEVGTNNVDFSNLTLLSLDASAAVNTLSKYLSNDKISIGLIGGSQAGWIIPLAAEKNKKVKFMTIFSGALITVKEQLRFQFYTNGNQDFWNTHSEEEARKHVFNDPDKYEFIDTNPNDILSKLSIPGFWIFGGKDIQVPVKLSIEYLDALKSKEKPYEYKLFPNLGHNTAFSNSEEPMKDAINWIKNIK, encoded by the coding sequence ATGAGAAACAAAACGACAACTTTTAAACAAGTTCTAAAAGCAAAAAGAATACCCATATATATTCTCTTAATGTTGCTGTTTTTTATCACTACTCATACATCAGCAACTCCATCAAACTTTACCACTAAAGACGTAAAATTTGTTAGCGAGGGCATTTCACTCGCTGGAACTATTTTTACGCCTAACAACATGCAAGCTGCTGTTGTGATTGTTCACGGATCTGGACAGGAAAAAAGAATGATAGACTTTGCTACAACTCTAGCCAATAATGGAATTGCAGTCTTAACATATGACAAACGTGGAGTCGGAGAATCAGGTGGCGTATATGCTGGACCAGAAGTAGGAACTAATAATGTCGATTTCTCAAACCTAACTCTTTTGTCTTTAGATGCAAGTGCAGCTGTAAACACTTTGTCAAAATATTTATCAAATGACAAAATATCAATTGGCCTTATAGGCGGTAGTCAAGCTGGATGGATAATTCCATTGGCTGCAGAAAAAAATAAGAAAGTCAAATTTATGACCATATTTAGCGGAGCTCTTATCACGGTTAAAGAACAATTGAGATTCCAATTTTATACAAATGGGAATCAAGATTTTTGGAATACGCATTCAGAAGAAGAGGCAAGAAAGCACGTATTCAATGATCCAGACAAATATGAGTTTATTGATACAAATCCAAACGACATTCTTTCTAAATTATCAATTCCAGGATTTTGGATTTTTGGAGGCAAAGACATTCAAGTTCCAGTTAAACTATCAATCGAATATCTCGATGCATTAAAATCTAAAGAGAAACCTTATGAATATAAATTATTTCCAAACTTGGGTCACAATACAGCATTTTCAAACTCTGAAGAACCTATGAAGGATGCAATCAATTGGATTAAAAATATAAAATAA
- a CDS encoding superoxide dismutase: protein MAFELPQLPYAYDALEPHIDARTMEIHHTKHHNAYTTNLNAAIAGTDLEGKTIENILINLDKSNAAVRNNGGGFYNHNLFWTVMSPNGGGLPTGDLLAAIEASFGSFEEFKAKFAKAGATQFGSGWAWLTVQKGGKLEVVGTPNQDNPLMPEVAGHGGTPILGMDVWEHAYYLNYQNRRPDYIEAFFSVINWTEVARRFALDK, encoded by the coding sequence ATGGCTTTTGAATTACCACAATTACCATATGCATACGATGCATTAGAACCACATATTGATGCGCGTACAATGGAAATCCACCATACAAAGCATCACAATGCATATACTACAAATCTTAACGCAGCAATCGCTGGAACAGATTTAGAGGGAAAAACAATCGAAAATATCTTAATCAATTTAGATAAATCTAACGCTGCAGTTCGTAACAATGGTGGAGGTTTCTACAACCACAACTTGTTCTGGACTGTAATGTCTCCAAACGGAGGAGGTTTGCCAACAGGAGATTTATTGGCTGCAATTGAAGCTTCTTTCGGATCTTTCGAAGAATTTAAAGCAAAATTTGCTAAAGCTGGCGCAACACAATTTGGTTCTGGATGGGCTTGGTTAACAGTTCAAAAAGGAGGAAAATTAGAAGTTGTAGGTACTCCAAATCAAGATAATCCATTAATGCCAGAAGTTGCTGGTCACGGTGGAACTCCAATCTTAGGAATGGATGTTTGGGAGCACGCTTACTACTTAAACTACCAAAACAGAAGACCAGATTATATTGAAGCTTTCTTCAGTGTAATTAACTGGACAGAAGTTGCTAGAAGATTTGCTTTAGACAAATAA